A part of Denitratisoma oestradiolicum genomic DNA contains:
- a CDS encoding Zn-ribbon domain-containing OB-fold protein, protein MSTGNWVLPDTDDPVDGPFWQAAREKRLVVQHCAACVASYYPPRVHCPRCHGALAWNEVAGTGRVWSYVTVHPPLLPAYQPYAPYQMVLVELDDHPGLRLVGNLLQEDEGAINDTVHQPLSVGDPVRVAFRTVAEDVVLPCWIKAG, encoded by the coding sequence ATGAGCACCGGGAATTGGGTTCTGCCGGATACCGACGACCCCGTGGATGGGCCCTTCTGGCAGGCTGCACGAGAGAAACGACTGGTAGTCCAGCATTGCGCTGCCTGCGTGGCAAGCTATTACCCGCCTCGAGTCCATTGCCCACGCTGCCATGGAGCCCTGGCCTGGAACGAGGTGGCTGGAACGGGCCGGGTCTGGTCCTACGTCACGGTCCATCCTCCCCTGTTGCCAGCCTATCAGCCCTACGCGCCCTACCAAATGGTGTTGGTGGAACTGGACGACCACCCCGGTCTGCGCCTGGTGGGCAATCTGCTCCAGGAAGATGAGGGCGCCATCAACGACACCGTTCACCAGCCGCTCTCCGTCGGCGATCCGGTGCGGGTGGCCTTCCGCACCGTTGCCGAAGACGTGGTGCTGCCGTGCTGGATAAAAGCCGGATGA
- a CDS encoding xanthine dehydrogenase family protein molybdopterin-binding subunit produces the protein MSTSIPKLPTELPVDSPRFIGREVNRIEDPGLVTGSVEFIDNLTLPGMLHCAILRSPHPHARILRVDTRAAEQLTGVAAVLTGEDAKRWSNPAFTAPAGWGAYCLAVDKVRFVGEPVAAVAASSRYVAEDALELIEVEYELLPPVVDPFAAMTPDSALIFEEQGSNVMMDRLFQWGEVDRVFAEADHVFTEKFRWNRVGANPTETFGCISHWDTVQNSLTCRGAYQTANFIALGRAATLNLPSNKVRIISHPHGGSFGGKGGPRGTDISSLLSRKAGGRPVKYIEDRMEYLLAGNSQAWDRFYEAAIAVKADGTVTGFKLKLVDDLGGTGEGYGSISAAKPLTSFTGCYRIEAAQYDLKLVATNKTPAAPYRGMGPPPHNLVLESMMDLAARHLGLDPAEIRRRNYIRPEQFPYTIPSGNEYDSGQYEKVLDEVLALADYPALREEQRLAREQGRLVGIGVVSTVEPGVFDWNAYAIVGMPGIGIPEGVSVVFDIMGNITVRVGFTLEGQGQYTLAAQLIADYFAVDMAQVQVEYAHTGTAPPHYGPGGSRLGVSLSGAILGACGKLKEKFCQVAAVLLQAPVEDIDLANGDLVVRSAPERRMPAPQVAATMLSRSDLLPSGMEPSPEATYVWTAADRTEPDDQGRCKSYLTAANATHVVMVEIDRETGTTKILKYFIADDCGTRLNPTTVDGQIQGGVAQGVGAALLEEYVYDDNGQPLVSTFVDYLMPTIHEVPFPKKVAVETPSPFTPLGAKGCGEGAIHTTPAAVICAINDALAPLGIQSRETPASPHRLWKLIHQRG, from the coding sequence ATGTCCACCTCCATCCCCAAGTTGCCCACCGAACTGCCGGTGGACTCCCCCCGCTTCATCGGCCGGGAAGTCAATCGGATCGAGGACCCGGGGCTGGTCACGGGCAGCGTCGAGTTCATCGACAACCTCACCCTGCCCGGCATGCTGCATTGCGCGATCCTGCGCAGCCCCCACCCCCACGCCCGCATTCTGCGAGTTGACACCCGGGCCGCAGAGCAGCTGACCGGTGTGGCGGCAGTCCTTACCGGGGAGGATGCCAAGCGCTGGAGCAATCCGGCCTTTACCGCACCCGCCGGATGGGGGGCCTACTGCCTGGCGGTGGATAAGGTGCGCTTCGTCGGCGAGCCGGTAGCCGCTGTGGCTGCCAGCAGCCGCTACGTGGCAGAGGATGCCCTGGAACTGATCGAGGTGGAATACGAGCTCCTGCCGCCGGTGGTCGATCCCTTTGCTGCCATGACCCCGGACAGCGCCCTGATCTTCGAGGAGCAGGGCAGCAACGTGATGATGGACCGCCTTTTCCAATGGGGTGAGGTGGACCGGGTTTTTGCCGAGGCGGACCATGTGTTCACGGAGAAATTCCGCTGGAACCGGGTGGGCGCCAACCCAACAGAGACGTTTGGCTGCATCAGCCACTGGGATACGGTACAGAACAGTCTGACTTGCCGTGGCGCCTATCAGACCGCCAACTTCATCGCGCTGGGGCGGGCGGCCACCCTCAACCTGCCCTCCAACAAGGTCCGCATCATCAGCCATCCCCACGGTGGCAGCTTTGGCGGCAAGGGCGGTCCACGGGGCACCGACATTTCCTCCCTGCTGTCCCGCAAGGCCGGAGGGCGGCCTGTGAAGTACATCGAGGACCGGATGGAGTACCTGCTTGCGGGCAATAGTCAGGCCTGGGACCGGTTCTACGAGGCTGCCATCGCTGTCAAAGCGGACGGCACCGTCACCGGCTTCAAACTCAAGCTGGTGGACGATCTGGGTGGTACCGGTGAGGGTTACGGTTCCATCTCCGCCGCCAAACCCCTGACCTCCTTCACCGGCTGCTATCGGATCGAGGCAGCGCAATACGACCTGAAACTGGTGGCCACCAACAAGACGCCTGCGGCCCCCTATCGGGGCATGGGCCCTCCCCCCCATAATTTGGTGCTGGAGTCCATGATGGACCTGGCCGCCCGGCACCTGGGACTGGACCCGGCTGAAATCCGCCGCCGCAATTACATCCGTCCCGAGCAGTTTCCCTACACCATCCCCAGCGGCAACGAGTACGACAGCGGGCAGTACGAAAAGGTGCTGGACGAAGTGCTGGCCCTGGCCGACTACCCCGCGTTGCGGGAAGAGCAGCGCCTGGCCCGGGAGCAGGGCCGACTGGTAGGGATCGGCGTCGTCAGCACGGTGGAGCCCGGCGTCTTCGACTGGAACGCCTATGCCATCGTTGGCATGCCCGGCATCGGCATTCCGGAAGGCGTCAGCGTTGTTTTCGACATCATGGGCAATATCACGGTGCGGGTCGGCTTCACCCTGGAGGGCCAGGGCCAGTACACCCTGGCGGCCCAGCTGATTGCAGATTACTTTGCCGTAGACATGGCACAGGTCCAGGTGGAATATGCCCACACCGGTACGGCGCCCCCCCATTACGGCCCTGGCGGTAGCCGCCTCGGCGTTTCCCTGAGCGGCGCAATCCTGGGGGCCTGCGGCAAGCTGAAGGAAAAATTTTGCCAGGTGGCCGCTGTCCTGCTGCAGGCGCCGGTGGAGGATATCGACTTGGCAAACGGCGACTTGGTGGTTCGGTCCGCCCCCGAGCGGCGGATGCCGGCGCCCCAGGTGGCAGCCACCATGCTCTCCCGCAGCGATCTGCTGCCATCGGGCATGGAGCCCAGCCCGGAAGCGACCTACGTCTGGACCGCCGCCGACCGCACGGAACCCGACGACCAGGGGCGCTGCAAATCCTACCTGACGGCGGCCAACGCCACCCATGTGGTGATGGTGGAAATCGACCGTGAAACGGGGACAACGAAAATCCTCAAGTATTTCATCGCCGACGATTGTGGCACCCGGCTGAACCCCACTACCGTGGACGGTCAGATTCAGGGGGGCGTGGCCCAGGGCGTGGGTGCCGCCCTGTTGGAAGAATATGTCTATGACGACAACGGCCAGCCCCTGGTTTCCACCTTTGTGGATTACCTGATGCCCACGATTCACGAAGTCCCCTTTCCGAAGAAGGTGGCCGTGGAGACGCCATCGCCCTTCACGCCGCTGGGCGCCAAGGGCTGCGGCGAGGGCGCTATCCACACCACGCCAGCGGCGGTGATCTGCGCCATCAATGACGCCCTGGCGCCCCTGGGAATCCAGTCTCGGGAAACACCGGCCTCGCCCCATCGGCTCTGGAAACTGATCCATCAACGGGGATGA
- a CDS encoding acyl-CoA dehydrogenase family protein, whose product MTALDEFRAEVRAWLESNYPPSLRKPPGEGELPLASSRMEFRSEDQRLWFERMRDKDWFAPDWPQEFGGGGLDPAKVRILEIEQARLGCRPPVVSLGIWMIGPVLLEFGSEEQKRRFLPPTARGEMGWCQGFSEPNAGSDLASLKTAAVREGDELIVNGSKIWTSNAYAADYMYALVRTSNEGSKQQGITMVLIDMRSPGITVRPITLISGESSFCQVFFDNVKVPLHNMVGSLNGGWNLAKRLLQYERKAMSKFAELNLMPGPALLPVAQRAQGDPSGRIADPVLRDKVAALEIEAQVQSLTQQRIVEMMKGGRDVFNLSSTMKYHSAETGKRSAETMVAALGLRGLGWESTGFDEEELEATKQWLNVKGLSIAGGSSEVQLNIIAKRVLGLPE is encoded by the coding sequence TTGACCGCATTGGACGAATTTCGCGCCGAAGTGCGTGCCTGGCTGGAATCCAACTATCCCCCTTCCCTGCGCAAACCGCCGGGAGAGGGCGAACTGCCCCTGGCTTCCAGCAGGATGGAATTCCGGAGCGAGGACCAGCGCCTGTGGTTCGAGCGCATGAGGGATAAGGACTGGTTCGCCCCCGATTGGCCCCAGGAATTCGGAGGCGGCGGCCTCGACCCGGCCAAGGTGCGGATTCTGGAAATCGAGCAGGCCCGCCTGGGCTGCCGCCCGCCCGTCGTCAGCCTGGGAATCTGGATGATCGGCCCGGTGCTGCTGGAATTCGGCAGCGAGGAACAGAAACGACGCTTCCTGCCGCCGACGGCCCGGGGCGAAATGGGCTGGTGCCAGGGCTTCAGCGAGCCCAATGCCGGTTCCGACCTGGCCTCCCTGAAAACCGCCGCAGTCCGCGAGGGTGACGAACTCATCGTCAACGGCTCCAAGATCTGGACTTCCAACGCCTATGCCGCCGACTACATGTATGCCCTGGTGCGCACCAGCAACGAAGGCAGCAAGCAGCAGGGCATAACCATGGTGCTGATCGACATGAGGTCGCCGGGTATCACGGTGCGCCCCATTACCTTGATCAGCGGGGAGTCGAGCTTCTGTCAGGTTTTCTTCGACAATGTGAAGGTGCCATTGCACAACATGGTGGGTTCCCTGAACGGGGGATGGAACCTGGCCAAGCGCCTGCTCCAATACGAGCGCAAGGCCATGTCCAAGTTCGCCGAACTGAATCTGATGCCGGGACCCGCCCTGTTACCTGTGGCCCAGCGAGCCCAGGGCGACCCATCGGGGCGCATCGCCGATCCAGTGCTGCGGGACAAGGTGGCGGCCCTGGAAATCGAAGCCCAGGTCCAGAGTCTGACCCAGCAGCGTATCGTCGAAATGATGAAGGGCGGCCGGGATGTCTTCAACCTGAGTTCCACCATGAAGTACCACTCTGCCGAGACTGGCAAGCGCAGTGCCGAAACCATGGTGGCCGCCCTGGGCCTGCGGGGCCTGGGCTGGGAAAGCACAGGCTTCGACGAGGAGGAACTGGAAGCCACCAAACAGTGGTTGAACGTGAAGGGCCTTTCCATCGCCGGGGGTAGTTCCGAGGTGCAGCTCAACATCATCGCCAAGCGCGTTCTCGGCCTGCCGGAATAA
- a CDS encoding NADH:flavin oxidoreductase, with the protein MPTPSPFSPVQIGPITLPNRFIKSGANEAMCWNGGPSKALVKHHRDLAAGGVGMTTVAYGAVSKVGRTLPNQIWIRREILPDLKALADGVHAEGARISMQITHGGSFVTALKVKGPTMSASSGINKAGLLRGNYFRRAMNESDMSQVTGEFVDAARICREAGFDAVELHMGHGYLLNQFISPLSNKRKDRYGGSAENRARFPARVLAAVKAAVGKEMAVIAKINVADGVPGGATVEDGMVTAKVLEAAGADMLVLSGGRNVESNWFMFGSPFQYKHFARTVKSPVNRLMLRLALMSNPKNMVFREMYFLEYSRQIRAAVKMPLGYLGGAKSLANAETAMGEGFDCVVMARALIQDSGLINKFRNGEVTVSPCDACNACSSYIYDPSGTRCEYNPPNDLALNRQRASA; encoded by the coding sequence ATGCCCACACCATCACCCTTCAGCCCTGTTCAGATCGGCCCCATCACCCTGCCCAATCGCTTCATCAAATCCGGCGCCAACGAGGCCATGTGCTGGAACGGTGGGCCATCGAAAGCCCTGGTCAAACACCATCGGGACCTGGCGGCCGGCGGCGTTGGCATGACCACGGTGGCCTACGGCGCGGTCAGCAAGGTGGGGCGCACCCTGCCCAACCAGATCTGGATCCGACGGGAAATCCTGCCGGACCTGAAGGCGCTGGCCGATGGAGTCCATGCCGAGGGCGCCAGGATTTCCATGCAGATCACCCATGGCGGCTCCTTCGTCACCGCCCTCAAGGTGAAGGGGCCGACCATGAGCGCGTCCTCGGGTATCAACAAGGCGGGCCTGTTGCGAGGCAACTATTTCCGACGGGCCATGAACGAGAGCGACATGTCCCAGGTGACCGGCGAATTCGTCGACGCCGCCAGGATCTGCCGAGAAGCCGGTTTCGATGCCGTGGAACTCCATATGGGTCACGGCTACCTGCTCAACCAGTTCATTTCTCCCCTGTCCAACAAGCGCAAGGACCGCTACGGCGGCAGCGCCGAGAACCGTGCCCGCTTTCCGGCCCGGGTGCTGGCAGCGGTGAAAGCGGCGGTGGGCAAGGAGATGGCGGTGATCGCCAAGATCAATGTGGCGGATGGCGTGCCTGGCGGCGCCACGGTGGAAGATGGCATGGTCACCGCCAAAGTGCTGGAAGCGGCGGGGGCCGACATGCTGGTGCTCTCTGGTGGGCGCAATGTCGAATCCAACTGGTTCATGTTCGGCAGCCCCTTCCAGTACAAGCACTTCGCCCGGACGGTCAAGAGTCCCGTCAACCGCCTGATGCTCAGGCTCGCCCTGATGTCCAACCCCAAGAACATGGTTTTTCGGGAAATGTATTTCCTGGAGTACTCGCGCCAGATCCGGGCGGCGGTGAAGATGCCCCTGGGCTACCTGGGGGGAGCCAAATCCCTGGCCAACGCGGAGACCGCCATGGGGGAGGGCTTCGACTGCGTGGTCATGGCGAGGGCACTGATCCAGGATTCCGGGCTGATCAATAAATTCCGCAACGGCGAAGTGACTGTATCCCCATGTGATGCCTGCAACGCTTGCTCTTCCTACATCTACGATCCGTCCGGGACCCGCTGCGAATACAACCCGCCCAACGATTTGGCCCTCAATCGGCAAAGGGCCTCGGCGTGA
- a CDS encoding thiolase C-terminal domain-containing protein, producing the protein MRDVAVLGVGMHPFGKLENKSIKDLCRHAVSEALKDAGIRWHEVQAIAAGSSRFSGGKGWGLNGNDVSEDMGSTGLPIYNLSAGGAAAGNAFNVGHLLVATGVHDMVLVVGGEKMPAGFIQTSGVEDETDLEFLRQRCIGLPGPAFWGLLAQRRMMDYGTTEEHYAAAVVKAHKLGVHNPYARFQKEFSQEQVLKSAMVNDPLRLFEICPVSDGAAAVILCSAERARRATASPVLVASSCAATNLFGDGLLRGVSTPLPADGRFMHSECDSAVRKAMELAGMGHQDIDLIELQDNTPYYELAWPEEWGFCAPGESDRMVLQGETMPTGRLPINPSGGLTCFGEASTAVGLVQACEITWQLRGQAGGRQVPNARVGLMQSTGLGGNGAAAILKR; encoded by the coding sequence ATGAGAGACGTGGCGGTCCTGGGTGTGGGTATGCACCCCTTTGGCAAACTGGAAAACAAGTCCATCAAGGATTTGTGTCGTCACGCTGTATCGGAAGCCCTGAAGGATGCCGGGATCAGATGGCATGAGGTCCAGGCGATTGCCGCCGGCAGTTCCCGCTTCTCCGGCGGTAAGGGCTGGGGCCTCAACGGCAACGATGTGTCGGAAGACATGGGCAGCACCGGCTTGCCCATCTACAACCTCTCCGCCGGCGGCGCCGCGGCGGGCAACGCTTTCAACGTCGGCCACCTGCTCGTGGCCACGGGCGTGCACGATATGGTGCTGGTGGTGGGGGGAGAGAAAATGCCAGCCGGTTTCATCCAGACCTCCGGCGTGGAGGACGAAACCGACCTGGAGTTCCTGCGCCAGCGTTGCATAGGCCTGCCCGGGCCCGCGTTCTGGGGTCTGCTGGCCCAGCGGCGCATGATGGACTACGGCACCACGGAAGAACACTACGCCGCCGCCGTGGTCAAGGCCCACAAACTGGGCGTGCATAACCCCTACGCCCGCTTCCAGAAGGAATTCTCCCAGGAGCAGGTGCTCAAGTCGGCCATGGTCAATGACCCCCTGCGCCTGTTCGAGATCTGCCCGGTCAGCGACGGTGCGGCGGCCGTAATCCTGTGTTCCGCAGAGCGGGCGCGGCGGGCGACAGCAAGCCCCGTGCTAGTGGCTTCCAGCTGTGCGGCGACCAATCTGTTTGGGGACGGCCTGCTGCGGGGTGTGTCCACACCATTGCCGGCGGACGGCCGGTTCATGCACAGCGAATGCGACAGCGCGGTGCGCAAGGCCATGGAACTGGCGGGCATGGGCCATCAGGATATCGACCTGATCGAGCTGCAGGACAACACGCCCTACTACGAACTGGCTTGGCCGGAGGAGTGGGGCTTCTGCGCTCCCGGTGAGAGCGACCGCATGGTGCTGCAGGGCGAGACCATGCCCACCGGCCGCCTGCCGATCAACCCCAGCGGCGGCCTGACCTGCTTCGGCGAAGCCAGCACGGCGGTGGGCCTGGTCCAGGCCTGCGAAATCACATGGCAATTACGGGGCCAGGCTGGGGGACGGCAGGTGCCGAATGCCCGCGTAGGACTGATGCAGAGCACCGGCTTGGGCGGCAATGGCGCCGCCGCGATTCTGAAACGATAA
- a CDS encoding pyridoxamine 5'-phosphate oxidase family protein yields the protein MEIRGKAALDQEQIEKLMSDSWIIRLATSGPGARINLTPLWYCWAEGKIYAFTRGQKVENLRRNPVCSAMVDQNELYPELNGVMFQGTAKVLENADEEKADPHLDSIVRDRIGLKYLEGGFGSAKPRNESSAMGKNWRWIVMTPDVGFSWDNRKLGRSKK from the coding sequence ATGGAAATACGTGGAAAGGCTGCCCTGGACCAGGAGCAGATCGAGAAGTTGATGTCGGATTCATGGATCATCCGCCTGGCCACCAGCGGCCCGGGGGCTCGGATCAACCTGACGCCCCTCTGGTATTGCTGGGCGGAAGGAAAAATCTATGCCTTCACCCGGGGGCAGAAGGTGGAGAACCTGCGCCGCAACCCCGTCTGCTCGGCCATGGTGGACCAGAACGAACTCTATCCCGAACTCAATGGTGTGATGTTCCAGGGCACGGCGAAAGTGCTGGAAAATGCCGACGAGGAAAAGGCCGATCCCCACCTGGACTCCATCGTCCGGGATCGCATCGGCCTGAAATACCTGGAGGGCGGGTTCGGCTCCGCCAAGCCCCGGAACGAAAGCAGCGCCATGGGCAAGAACTGGCGCTGGATCGTGATGACCCCGGATGTCGGTTTCAGCTGGGACAACCGCAAGCTGGGCCGGAGCAAGAAATAG
- a CDS encoding thiolase C-terminal domain-containing protein, whose amino-acid sequence MKDEVAIVGIGETAFGKGFTESELQLGCTAIGRALDDAGIEASEVDALACYTMEETPEFEFSRSMGFGDLSYFSRVNFGGGAGCAAVGQAAMAIAAGQANVAVVWRARKRSGKASRFWAQTPPRVSTHWKWSQPWGLLRPVDEVGLLTRRYFHEYGADRTTLGRIAVTLREHALENPRAMMRGRPLTLEDYLQARLVSDPLCLFDNCLETDGAVALVLARRNRARDCRRKPVYIHAWSQGLASGQQNMPNVFVADPFSGGSAVAARNLWQRSDIRPEDVDVAQFYDAFSSLILFSLEAYGFCGRGEAADFVSSSGISVRGGRLPVNTAGGSLSEAYVHGFNLVTEGVRQLRGEAVNPVPGARSCLVTSCDATPTSALLLRN is encoded by the coding sequence ATGAAGGATGAGGTCGCCATCGTCGGCATCGGCGAGACAGCCTTCGGCAAGGGCTTTACCGAGAGCGAACTGCAACTGGGTTGCACCGCCATCGGACGAGCCCTTGATGATGCCGGCATCGAGGCCAGCGAAGTGGATGCCCTGGCCTGCTACACCATGGAGGAAACGCCGGAATTCGAGTTCTCCCGCAGCATGGGCTTCGGCGACCTCAGTTATTTCAGTCGGGTCAATTTCGGCGGCGGCGCCGGTTGTGCCGCCGTAGGCCAGGCGGCCATGGCCATTGCCGCCGGCCAGGCCAACGTGGCGGTGGTGTGGCGCGCCCGCAAGCGCAGCGGCAAGGCTTCCCGCTTCTGGGCCCAGACACCGCCCCGGGTATCGACCCACTGGAAATGGTCCCAGCCCTGGGGCCTGTTGCGGCCGGTGGACGAGGTCGGCTTGCTGACGCGGCGCTATTTCCACGAGTACGGCGCCGACCGGACGACCCTGGGCAGGATCGCCGTCACCCTGCGGGAGCATGCCCTGGAAAACCCGAGGGCGATGATGCGGGGCCGGCCCCTGACCCTGGAGGATTACCTGCAGGCCCGCTTGGTCAGCGATCCACTCTGTCTGTTCGACAATTGCCTGGAGACCGACGGCGCCGTGGCCCTGGTGCTGGCCCGCCGCAACCGGGCACGGGACTGCCGGCGCAAACCCGTCTATATCCATGCCTGGTCCCAGGGGTTGGCCAGCGGGCAGCAGAACATGCCCAACGTCTTTGTCGCTGATCCGTTCTCGGGAGGCTCGGCCGTGGCGGCGCGCAATCTCTGGCAGCGCTCCGATATCAGACCCGAGGATGTCGATGTCGCCCAGTTTTATGACGCATTCTCTTCCCTGATTCTGTTTTCCCTGGAGGCCTACGGCTTCTGCGGTCGCGGCGAGGCGGCGGACTTCGTTTCCTCTAGCGGGATTTCCGTGCGAGGGGGGCGGTTGCCAGTGAATACCGCCGGGGGCAGCCTGTCGGAAGCCTATGTGCACGGCTTTAATCTGGTTACGGAAGGGGTGCGCCAATTGCGGGGCGAAGCGGTCAATCCGGTGCCTGGCGCTCGCTCCTGCCTGGTGACTTCGTGCGATGCCACGCCTACCAGCGCCCTGTTGCTGAGGAATTGA
- a CDS encoding nitronate monooxygenase, producing the protein MSGPLHTQLCEKLGIEYPVVAFTHCKDVAVAVINAGGFAVLGEALHTPDQIAADIKWIKERIGGKPFGIDLVLPSSVPEEKSLEELLAMIPQEHRDFERMIAKKYNVPEPKIPPAIHVWGGLDHKRALDQLEVIFDERVPVFASGLGSPAFLLKRAHELGMQVWGLVGKPRQAKRQIEAGTDVIIAQGYDAAGHTGNIGTFSIVPQVVDICRPAGVPVIAAGGVTTGRHLAAALALGADGVWTGSLWLASRESDVNLPLKERLIEAETDDTVYSDCISGYTMRTTRSPWHDEWLSESAPEPLKPPLQSLLSANYIQGSLDYQRKDLMTEAAGQGIHYVKEMKPARQILSDIVEEALDVFDRFAAA; encoded by the coding sequence ATGAGCGGTCCGCTGCATACGCAACTGTGCGAGAAACTGGGCATCGAGTATCCCGTCGTCGCCTTCACCCACTGCAAGGACGTCGCCGTCGCCGTGATCAATGCTGGCGGTTTTGCTGTGCTGGGCGAGGCCCTGCACACCCCCGACCAGATCGCCGCCGACATCAAGTGGATCAAGGAACGCATTGGCGGCAAGCCTTTCGGTATTGACCTGGTACTGCCGTCTTCCGTGCCGGAAGAAAAGAGCCTGGAAGAATTGCTGGCCATGATTCCCCAGGAGCATCGGGACTTCGAGCGCATGATCGCCAAGAAATACAACGTGCCCGAGCCGAAGATCCCGCCGGCGATCCATGTCTGGGGCGGCCTCGACCACAAGCGCGCCCTGGACCAGCTGGAAGTCATTTTCGACGAGCGGGTGCCGGTGTTCGCCTCTGGCCTGGGCTCCCCCGCTTTCCTGCTGAAGCGCGCCCATGAGCTGGGCATGCAAGTCTGGGGTCTGGTGGGCAAGCCCCGCCAGGCCAAGAGGCAGATCGAGGCCGGCACCGATGTGATCATCGCCCAGGGCTATGATGCCGCCGGCCACACCGGCAACATCGGCACCTTCTCCATCGTGCCCCAGGTGGTGGATATCTGCCGTCCAGCCGGGGTGCCGGTGATCGCCGCCGGCGGCGTGACCACCGGCCGCCACCTGGCCGCCGCCCTGGCCCTGGGCGCCGATGGGGTGTGGACCGGCTCCCTGTGGCTGGCCTCCCGGGAGTCCGACGTGAATCTGCCCCTGAAGGAGCGCCTGATCGAGGCCGAGACCGACGACACGGTCTACTCCGACTGCATCTCCGGCTACACCATGCGCACCACCCGCTCCCCTTGGCACGACGAGTGGCTCAGCGAATCCGCCCCCGAACCTCTGAAGCCCCCGCTCCAGTCCCTGCTCTCAGCCAACTACATTCAGGGCTCCCTGGACTACCAGAGGAAGGACCTGATGACCGAAGCGGCGGGGCAGGGCATCCATTACGTGAAGGAAATGAAGCCGGCGCGCCAGATTCTGTCCGACATCGTCGAGGAAGCCCTCGATGTCTTCGACCGATTCGCCGCGGCCTGA
- a CDS encoding TetR/AcrR family transcriptional regulator produces MSLQSVTRRRSPVQSRAEFTISVIREAGLRILEREGASRLTTNHIAEVAGVSVGSIYQYYPDKYAIVADICNELLMTELGQLEPLAEQTLRLARESLDETLRFIVQGNLGRHRKLYRFLKDYYLEIHWRYNFEANMVDKFPDRCMTTARWLPFVLKRHGADLRIDDHARAAKFVVDIINGTVHASLQHCPESIFDERYAEDLLALVLRYLKNSVALGDMH; encoded by the coding sequence ATGTCACTACAGTCTGTTACCCGCCGCAGGAGTCCTGTCCAGTCCCGGGCAGAATTCACCATATCCGTGATTCGCGAGGCGGGGCTGAGAATCCTGGAAAGGGAGGGCGCAAGCCGGCTGACGACGAATCACATTGCTGAAGTCGCCGGAGTGAGCGTCGGCAGCATTTATCAGTACTACCCGGACAAGTACGCCATCGTCGCGGATATCTGCAACGAATTGCTGATGACAGAGTTGGGCCAGTTGGAGCCACTCGCGGAGCAGACCCTGCGGCTTGCCCGCGAGTCCCTGGATGAAACGTTACGCTTCATCGTCCAGGGCAATCTTGGTCGCCATCGCAAGCTCTATCGGTTCCTGAAGGATTACTACCTGGAAATCCACTGGCGCTACAACTTCGAGGCCAACATGGTCGATAAATTTCCCGACCGCTGCATGACGACGGCCCGCTGGCTGCCTTTCGTCCTGAAACGCCATGGGGCCGACCTGCGCATCGACGATCATGCTAGGGCGGCAAAATTCGTCGTGGATATCATCAATGGCACCGTCCACGCCAGCCTTCAGCATTGCCCCGAGTCGATCTTCGATGAGCGCTATGCCGAGGACCTCCTGGCGCTGGTGCTGCGTTACCTGAAGAACTCGGTTGCCCTGGGGGATATGCATTGA